One genomic segment of Kiritimatiella glycovorans includes these proteins:
- the cas9 gene encoding type II CRISPR RNA-guided endonuclease Cas9 (Cas9, originally named Csn1, is the large, multifunctional signature protein of type II CRISPR/Cas systems. It is well known even to general audiences because its RNA-guided endonuclease activity has made it a popular tool for custom editing of eukaryotic genomes.) has translation MSDSSYVLGLDLGTNSIGWACVRLNKGKPDGLLAQGVRIFEAGLEIDAYGRGTPLNTERRNARQRRRLHDRRKRRILKVRRILQEAGMLPANKPDHKDAEWKMLLARNPYRLRAKALDEQIDLKEIGLCIYQFAHRRGFLSNSKILKKDDDRGKLKDATKAFAEDMEQKGARTWGEYLSHLDPHEQRIRTNYTLREWYTSEFDLIWEKQQSFYPHVLTDDLYKRVKEALFYQRPLKSQAHLLGQCELEPGRKRAPFALLMAQEFRLLQSLNHLRVVSSTGDERLLTDEERKQALALLRSRGNQKFTTLRKVLNLRGTKFNLERGGEKTIQGNNTAAALGNLFGEAWDHFSSEQKNQIVEDRLTIGDTDALIRRMKKTWGLDSVTAEMFSETELEDGYCGFSRKALEKLLPLLERGHALMEAVQAAYPDYQKNLPRTDTLPPLENLRNPIVQRTLSELRRVVNAIIKEYGKSDKIRIELARDMKQTAKNREKSWDRMRVRERQRKEAAKKILEETGNPAPRRHEIEKVLLAEECNWECPYTGKRICMNTLLGDAPQFDIEHIIPFSRSFDNSFSNKTLCDVNYNRNVKGNKTPYESASETEHEEMVCRVKRFTGDYKEIKLDRFNTRETDSRADFIEEFSTSQLNDTRYASRLAGEYLGKLYGSEWRKHIQIAKGGTTKYLRDAWDLNRILSDGGTKSRDDHRHHAVDAVVVALTTPQTVKALSDANQRAPEHRRYAFSDMPLPWETFRQDVEQAINSITVSHKVCRKANGQLHKETFYGLIKDRKTGDTRTVLRKPLHELTDKEIKRAEIVDSSIRKLIEQKLKDLDQPPKTAFKDRNNHPFIIDKNGNKRFIHKVRVYQDAKPVKIAENRHVKLGGNHHLEIFEVIDKKGNPTWKCEVISLFDTRQRVKEKRPVIVRQDQNGNPLKFSLSIGEAVQLDWNGGRETAVVQKMSKTPNTVEYVFRKHNDARKAADIPYKETITVKSDSALFASNLQKIVITPTGLIRRAND, from the coding sequence ATGAGTGATTCGTCATATGTTCTTGGTCTGGACCTCGGAACCAATTCAATTGGCTGGGCATGCGTCCGATTAAACAAGGGAAAACCTGATGGGCTGCTCGCGCAAGGAGTTCGCATCTTTGAAGCCGGTCTGGAAATTGATGCGTATGGCCGGGGCACCCCGCTGAATACAGAACGACGAAATGCCCGGCAACGTCGCCGCCTGCATGACCGGCGCAAACGCAGAATTCTTAAAGTGCGCCGCATCCTTCAAGAGGCTGGAATGCTTCCGGCCAACAAACCCGATCATAAAGATGCCGAATGGAAAATGCTGCTTGCCAGAAATCCTTATCGTCTTCGTGCGAAAGCACTGGATGAACAAATAGATCTTAAGGAGATCGGCCTATGCATTTATCAGTTTGCTCATCGCAGGGGGTTCCTTTCAAACAGCAAAATACTCAAGAAAGATGATGACCGCGGCAAACTGAAAGATGCGACAAAGGCTTTTGCAGAAGATATGGAGCAAAAAGGAGCCCGGACGTGGGGCGAATACCTAAGCCATCTTGACCCGCACGAGCAGAGAATCCGCACCAACTACACATTAAGGGAATGGTATACCTCCGAATTCGACCTCATTTGGGAAAAACAGCAAAGCTTCTACCCTCATGTGTTGACCGATGACCTTTACAAACGTGTCAAAGAGGCCCTGTTTTATCAGCGCCCGCTCAAATCGCAGGCGCATCTGCTCGGGCAATGCGAGCTGGAACCCGGTCGGAAACGTGCTCCCTTTGCGCTGCTTATGGCGCAGGAATTCCGCCTGCTTCAATCGCTCAACCATTTGAGAGTGGTTTCTTCCACCGGAGACGAGCGCCTATTAACAGACGAAGAGCGAAAGCAGGCACTTGCCCTGCTCCGCAGCCGTGGCAACCAGAAGTTCACAACGTTGCGCAAGGTACTGAATCTGAGAGGAACCAAATTTAACCTGGAACGCGGCGGCGAAAAAACCATTCAAGGGAATAATACCGCAGCCGCTCTCGGCAACCTGTTCGGGGAGGCCTGGGATCATTTTTCTTCTGAACAGAAAAATCAAATTGTTGAGGACCGTCTGACCATCGGCGACACAGATGCCCTCATTCGACGCATGAAAAAAACATGGGGTCTGGACAGTGTAACGGCTGAAATGTTCAGCGAGACTGAACTTGAAGACGGATATTGCGGGTTTTCACGAAAAGCACTCGAAAAACTGCTGCCTCTGCTGGAACGGGGGCATGCCCTCATGGAAGCCGTTCAAGCGGCTTATCCGGATTATCAGAAGAATCTTCCGCGTACAGACACCCTGCCTCCACTGGAAAATCTGCGTAATCCGATTGTCCAGCGAACCCTTTCTGAACTTCGCAGGGTTGTAAACGCCATCATCAAGGAATACGGGAAATCAGACAAAATCCGTATTGAACTTGCCCGCGACATGAAACAAACCGCTAAAAACCGCGAGAAATCATGGGACAGAATGCGCGTACGTGAACGCCAGCGCAAAGAGGCGGCAAAAAAAATTCTGGAAGAAACCGGAAATCCTGCGCCCCGCCGTCACGAAATTGAAAAAGTGTTGCTAGCGGAAGAATGCAATTGGGAATGTCCGTATACCGGCAAACGCATCTGCATGAATACGTTGCTTGGCGACGCCCCGCAATTCGATATTGAGCACATCATCCCGTTCAGCAGGTCGTTTGATAACTCGTTTTCAAACAAAACGCTTTGTGATGTGAACTATAACCGCAATGTGAAGGGAAACAAAACGCCGTATGAATCGGCATCCGAGACGGAACACGAAGAAATGGTCTGTCGGGTCAAACGCTTCACTGGCGATTACAAAGAAATCAAGCTGGATCGTTTCAATACGCGCGAAACCGATTCCAGAGCCGATTTTATTGAGGAATTCTCTACATCTCAACTCAACGACACCCGTTATGCCTCCCGGCTGGCTGGAGAATATCTGGGTAAACTATACGGCTCAGAGTGGCGCAAACACATTCAGATTGCAAAAGGTGGAACAACCAAATATCTGCGCGATGCATGGGACTTAAACCGAATTCTGTCAGACGGCGGCACCAAAAGCCGTGATGACCATCGGCACCATGCGGTAGATGCTGTCGTCGTTGCGCTGACCACGCCGCAAACGGTCAAAGCGTTAAGCGATGCCAATCAGCGGGCCCCTGAACATCGGCGATACGCTTTTTCTGACATGCCTTTGCCTTGGGAAACGTTCCGGCAGGATGTTGAGCAGGCAATCAACTCAATTACGGTGTCACATAAAGTATGCCGCAAAGCCAACGGACAGCTGCACAAAGAAACATTCTACGGCCTCATTAAAGACCGGAAAACGGGCGACACCCGCACCGTACTCAGAAAGCCGCTGCACGAACTGACCGACAAAGAGATTAAAAGAGCCGAGATCGTCGATTCTTCAATCCGCAAACTCATTGAGCAAAAGCTCAAAGATCTGGACCAGCCGCCCAAAACCGCATTCAAAGACCGAAACAACCATCCCTTTATAATCGATAAAAACGGCAACAAGCGCTTCATTCATAAAGTTCGGGTTTATCAGGATGCAAAACCGGTTAAGATTGCAGAAAACCGCCATGTCAAACTGGGTGGCAACCATCATTTGGAAATTTTTGAAGTAATCGACAAAAAAGGCAACCCTACTTGGAAATGCGAAGTAATCTCCTTGTTTGACACCCGGCAGCGGGTAAAAGAAAAACGACCGGTCATCGTCCGGCAGGATCAGAACGGCAACCCCTTGAAATTCTCCCTATCCATCGGCGAAGCGGTCCAACTGGACTGGAACGGAGGGCGAGAAACTGCTGTTGTTCAAAAAATGTCAAAAACTCCAAATACCGTAGAGTATGTATTCCGCAAACATAACGATGCACGCAAAGCTGCCGACATACCCTATAAAGAAACCATAACGGTAAAATCAGATTCAGCTTTATTCGCAAGCAACCTCCAAAAAATCGTCATCACACCGACCGGTCTAATACGGAGAGCCAATGACTAA
- a CDS encoding helix-turn-helix domain-containing protein — MSTKYQSASEAAAFLADDPEAKERIDLETARRTLVTALVRERVRKGLSQKDIAQAMRCDSSKISRIEAGNDLSLKWGDIIGYLAAMKMNVSLVMDDATLPAAARIKQCVFRTHELLEDLVQLAREVDGDTEITDKIHQFYGEVLFNFAIKFGSSYEQLKSVLAIPESETLQALFADDQESRQRNKRAKAAGEKNLKACS; from the coding sequence ATGAGCACGAAGTACCAATCGGCGTCTGAGGCGGCGGCCTTCCTGGCTGATGACCCCGAAGCGAAGGAGCGGATCGACCTGGAGACCGCACGTCGCACGCTTGTAACAGCGCTCGTCCGTGAGCGAGTGCGGAAGGGGCTGTCCCAGAAAGATATCGCACAGGCGATGCGCTGTGATTCGAGCAAGATCTCAAGGATCGAGGCGGGGAACGATCTGTCGCTGAAGTGGGGCGATATCATCGGGTATCTCGCCGCGATGAAGATGAATGTGAGTCTTGTGATGGACGACGCGACGCTGCCCGCGGCGGCGCGAATCAAGCAGTGTGTGTTCCGCACCCATGAGTTGCTTGAGGACCTCGTTCAACTGGCCAGGGAGGTCGATGGCGACACCGAGATCACGGACAAGATCCATCAGTTCTACGGCGAGGTGCTCTTCAATTTCGCGATTAAGTTTGGCAGCAGCTACGAGCAGTTGAAATCGGTTCTGGCGATTCCGGAATCGGAGACTCTTCAGGCGCTTTTCGCTGACGACCAGGAATCGAGGCAACGGAACAAAAGGGCGAAAGCGGCCGGCGAGAAGAATCTGAAGGCCTGCTCCTGA
- a CDS encoding transposase gives MSDNSVLEALGQVEPSAAGDVFRDWLRGEMRTLIADILAEEVTELCGPAYKPAGDRGCRRAGGTRVGLRIDGIDEEIRKPRVRRHEADTSKEVRLKSYDAVNRADDLRDRILRATAAGVSSRDQKTLYPDSAPGRSRVSRAWIVEGRQRIQKLRDRDLKSERFFCMLLDGIVLSEDLSAIVGLGITLDGRKVMLDFEIGAQESTEVCDALLDRSRSHYGRIPTADGVAAVPPESISDAFSGTGRVGCHPDRKG, from the coding sequence ATGAGTGACAATAGCGTCCTTGAAGCCCTTGGACAAGTTGAACCGTCTGCAGCAGGAGATGTTTTCCGTGACTGGCTGCGTGGTGAAATGCGAACCCTGATCGCCGATATTCTGGCTGAAGAGGTCACAGAACTGTGTGGTCCGGCCTACAAGCCGGCAGGGGACAGAGGCTGCCGACGTGCCGGCGGAACCCGCGTAGGACTTCGAATTGACGGTATTGATGAGGAGATCCGCAAGCCGCGTGTACGTCGCCATGAGGCAGACACATCGAAGGAGGTCAGGCTTAAAAGTTACGACGCGGTCAACAGGGCCGACGACCTTCGTGACCGTATCTTGCGTGCCACAGCTGCCGGAGTCAGTTCACGTGATCAGAAAACCTTGTATCCCGATTCAGCGCCCGGACGCAGCAGGGTTTCCCGCGCCTGGATTGTCGAGGGCCGACAGCGCATACAGAAGCTCCGTGACCGCGACCTGAAGTCCGAGAGGTTCTTCTGCATGCTGCTGGACGGCATTGTACTGTCCGAGGATCTCAGCGCCATTGTGGGGCTGGGCATTACGCTGGACGGCCGCAAAGTTATGCTGGATTTTGAAATAGGCGCACAGGAATCGACAGAAGTGTGTGACGCATTGCTCGACCGCAGCCGTTCTCATTATGGCCGCATTCCGACCGCGGACGGCGTGGCAGCCGTCCCTCCCGAGTCGATATCCGACGCATTTTCGGGCACTGGGAGGGTCGGGTGCCACCCCGACCGAAAAGGGTGA
- a CDS encoding Gfo/Idh/MocA family protein, whose protein sequence is MNDRPSSVSRRGFLRRSTLAAASTAAAPYVIPSSALGLNGIVPPSERIVLGLIGLGKISRGHFGSMLNHPGVQIAAVCDVDRTKREDKKTAAESRYAQNRPSGTWRGVDAYNEYERIVERDDIDACFVMTPDHWHVPIAMAAVRSGQDVYCEKPMSLTIREGRMLSDAVRRYGRVLQVGSQQRSNTAFRRAAEIVRNGWIGKVHTIYARLGTFPPPLALPEQPVPEGFDYDRWLGRAPWHPYHPERVSGSFSRGWRRFWDYGSRKNGDWGAHHYDIIQWALGMQYSGPEFFFPVGHEGSEHQGFRYADGTTVLRDHPAPSGQMIHFIGEDGVVAVSRRDVLITEPAHLATLPLSPSDEHLYVSDNHRENFLECVRSRRHPIADVEIGHRTATICHLSAISERLGRTLKWDPDREAILGNREASRWMARPRRAPYTL, encoded by the coding sequence ATGAATGATCGACCTTCAAGCGTTTCGCGGCGCGGATTTCTGCGCCGATCCACCCTCGCCGCCGCCTCGACCGCCGCCGCACCCTACGTCATCCCGTCGTCCGCCCTGGGCCTGAACGGCATCGTTCCGCCAAGCGAGCGAATCGTGCTCGGCCTGATCGGGCTGGGCAAGATCTCCCGCGGCCACTTCGGCAGCATGTTGAACCATCCCGGCGTGCAGATCGCGGCCGTATGCGACGTCGACCGTACAAAGCGCGAGGACAAAAAAACCGCGGCGGAAAGCCGTTACGCGCAGAACCGGCCCTCAGGCACCTGGCGCGGCGTGGATGCGTACAACGAATACGAGCGGATCGTGGAGCGGGACGACATCGACGCCTGTTTCGTGATGACCCCCGATCACTGGCATGTACCCATCGCCATGGCCGCTGTGCGATCGGGCCAGGACGTGTACTGCGAGAAGCCGATGTCGCTGACCATCCGCGAAGGCCGCATGCTCTCCGACGCCGTGCGCCGCTACGGGCGCGTGCTGCAGGTCGGCAGTCAGCAACGGTCGAATACGGCCTTCCGCAGGGCGGCGGAGATCGTGCGCAACGGTTGGATCGGCAAAGTCCACACCATCTACGCGCGGCTGGGAACGTTCCCGCCCCCCCTCGCCCTGCCCGAACAACCCGTGCCCGAGGGATTCGACTACGACCGCTGGCTGGGCCGCGCCCCGTGGCACCCTTACCATCCCGAACGGGTCAGCGGCAGCTTCAGCCGTGGCTGGCGGCGGTTCTGGGACTACGGCAGCCGCAAGAACGGCGACTGGGGCGCGCATCATTACGACATCATTCAGTGGGCGCTGGGCATGCAGTACTCCGGACCCGAATTCTTCTTCCCGGTCGGGCATGAAGGCTCCGAGCACCAGGGATTCCGGTACGCCGACGGAACGACGGTGCTGCGCGATCATCCCGCCCCCTCCGGCCAGATGATCCACTTCATCGGCGAGGACGGCGTCGTGGCCGTCAGCCGCCGGGACGTCCTGATCACCGAACCGGCGCACCTGGCCACGCTCCCGCTGTCCCCCTCGGATGAACACCTGTACGTCTCCGATAACCACCGGGAGAATTTCCTCGAGTGCGTACGGAGCCGCCGCCATCCGATCGCCGACGTGGAGATCGGACACCGCACGGCGACGATCTGTCACCTGAGCGCGATCAGCGAGCGGCTCGGCCGCACGCTGAAGTGGGACCCGGACCGGGAGGCGATTCTCGGCAACCGCGAGGCCTCGCGATGGATGGCCCGTCCGCGGCGCGCGCCGTACACGCTCTGA
- a CDS encoding ThuA domain-containing protein, whose amino-acid sequence MKTRLIPAILFVLSFALGLAPLEASVNELLPQLASEDLDTRQQARHTLLEEAAHAARPGAEAEREAYCENICAALQQRPPVPAATELVRTLARFGRGESVSTLAALMDHSDRHLREAARQALAVNPSPEADRALREALKEGGDARRVAGLVFAIGCRAEPGTTGVLAPYLRHKDPRVFEAAAKGLARTGTMDALHALLKARKTAGETRRATLTDALFDGAGRMEAAGETRVAARVYTGLYGADEPEHVRAIALLGALRTRPAAMGGEARKALASGPDALRMAVIEAAAQTGDAELISRVGNALDRLAPTLQIQALTALRDEGTAEEAGAVAKLLSTDDEKLRNAAAVTLCAIGGAGHLDRLLALPDGAELNEALMRMDAPGVDAALKRKLEDGTPDERARAITVLAGRRQLDVPALLDYAADGDDAIARAAADALKQAATSKDVSRIAGFMVGTDHASAAQDALRALIAVIDAAHDKNRFAEMLTPLLSDASTPRRKALLFQALMRTGTDAALKPVAEAARSAEAEVREPALKVLHAWPRPNALPVLSEIVTAPYSELRDQVPAVRAMTRLMGRCETGAEKRMAVDAAMKALEAVEREQEKQMLQAALKKLEIPEATLAVEEIEGKRRGRWLDWELSGPYEAGGDEFDTAFAPEKEAGNTQWRPVTDRDMDRANPYMINFMNSMPGHNRAVYLRTVIERDEAGAATLSLGSDDGVKVWLNGELVHEVDVSRACRFGQDEVPLALKKGANELRVKVVQIGGRWSFIARLIGGGDPGPVVETAFAPDGARVKVLLVSGQNNHQWEASLPVLLDILKSGGIFAVDVTLRPQDLEPGDFEPYDVLISHWNGWGPRAKVTDWPGPTQRAYLDFVREGGGHVVVHAGSSSFYDDPEFQKLYGATWKRGQTGHGPVHEFEVRIANPDHPVTRGMEGFTTKDELWHRPGVQPGVTVLTEAYSSKDQRGTGEWEPSAMVNDFGAGRNFVLLLGHNAHPMRNEGFGRLLRRGTEWAATGEVR is encoded by the coding sequence GTGAAAACCCGCCTGATTCCCGCCATCCTGTTTGTCCTGTCATTCGCCCTCGGCCTTGCCCCTCTCGAGGCCTCGGTGAACGAACTGCTCCCGCAACTCGCGTCGGAGGACCTCGACACCCGGCAGCAGGCCCGCCACACCCTGCTGGAAGAGGCCGCGCATGCCGCGCGGCCCGGAGCGGAGGCGGAGCGCGAAGCCTATTGCGAGAATATCTGCGCGGCGCTCCAGCAGCGTCCCCCGGTACCCGCCGCAACCGAACTGGTGCGGACGCTGGCGCGCTTCGGGCGCGGGGAATCGGTATCGACCCTCGCCGCCCTGATGGATCACTCGGACCGGCACCTCCGCGAGGCCGCGCGCCAGGCGCTCGCCGTCAATCCCTCGCCGGAGGCGGATCGAGCCTTGCGCGAGGCTCTGAAGGAGGGCGGGGACGCGCGCCGGGTCGCGGGACTCGTCTTCGCGATCGGATGCCGCGCGGAACCGGGCACGACGGGCGTCCTCGCGCCATACCTCCGCCATAAAGACCCGCGCGTGTTCGAGGCCGCGGCTAAGGGGCTGGCGCGAACCGGCACCATGGATGCGCTCCATGCACTTTTAAAAGCCCGGAAAACCGCCGGGGAAACGCGCCGGGCAACCCTGACCGACGCGCTGTTCGACGGCGCAGGGCGCATGGAGGCTGCCGGCGAAACCCGCGTTGCGGCGCGAGTCTATACCGGGCTTTACGGCGCGGATGAACCCGAACACGTGCGGGCGATCGCCCTGCTCGGCGCCCTCCGTACCCGCCCCGCGGCCATGGGCGGCGAGGCACGCAAGGCGCTGGCGTCCGGTCCCGACGCACTGCGCATGGCGGTGATTGAGGCCGCCGCGCAGACCGGAGACGCCGAACTGATCTCGCGGGTCGGTAATGCGCTCGACCGCCTCGCCCCCACCCTGCAGATCCAGGCCCTCACAGCCCTTCGCGACGAAGGGACCGCCGAAGAAGCCGGGGCCGTGGCAAAGCTGCTTTCCACGGACGACGAAAAACTGCGTAACGCCGCGGCCGTCACCCTGTGCGCCATCGGCGGCGCCGGGCACCTCGATCGGCTCCTGGCCCTGCCGGACGGCGCGGAACTGAACGAGGCCCTGATGCGCATGGACGCCCCCGGCGTCGACGCCGCCCTGAAGCGCAAGCTGGAGGACGGAACTCCGGACGAGCGCGCCCGCGCGATCACCGTACTGGCCGGACGTCGGCAACTCGATGTCCCCGCCCTGCTCGACTACGCCGCCGACGGCGATGACGCCATCGCGCGCGCGGCGGCCGACGCCCTCAAGCAGGCGGCGACCTCAAAAGATGTCTCCCGCATCGCCGGATTCATGGTCGGGACGGATCATGCCTCCGCCGCGCAGGACGCGCTTCGGGCCCTGATTGCCGTGATCGACGCCGCACACGACAAGAACCGCTTCGCGGAGATGCTCACGCCGCTGCTCTCCGACGCCTCCACACCCCGCCGCAAGGCGCTCCTGTTCCAGGCACTGATGCGTACCGGCACGGACGCGGCCCTGAAGCCCGTCGCCGAAGCCGCCCGCTCCGCCGAAGCCGAGGTCCGCGAACCGGCGCTGAAGGTGCTGCACGCCTGGCCGCGGCCCAATGCCCTGCCGGTGCTGAGCGAGATCGTGACCGCCCCGTACTCGGAGCTCCGCGACCAGGTCCCGGCCGTACGCGCCATGACCCGTCTGATGGGACGGTGCGAGACGGGCGCCGAGAAGCGCATGGCCGTCGACGCCGCGATGAAGGCCCTCGAAGCGGTCGAACGCGAACAGGAGAAACAGATGCTGCAGGCCGCGCTGAAAAAACTCGAGATCCCCGAGGCCACCCTCGCCGTGGAGGAGATCGAAGGGAAGCGGCGCGGGCGATGGCTCGACTGGGAGCTGTCGGGACCCTACGAGGCCGGCGGCGACGAGTTCGATACGGCCTTCGCCCCTGAGAAGGAAGCGGGCAACACGCAGTGGCGCCCCGTGACCGACCGGGACATGGACCGCGCCAACCCCTACATGATCAACTTCATGAACTCCATGCCCGGCCATAACCGCGCCGTGTATCTCAGAACCGTCATCGAGCGCGATGAGGCCGGGGCCGCCACGCTTTCGCTGGGCAGCGACGACGGGGTGAAGGTCTGGCTGAACGGGGAGCTGGTGCACGAGGTCGACGTGTCGCGCGCCTGCCGTTTCGGACAGGACGAAGTCCCGCTGGCGCTGAAGAAAGGGGCGAACGAGCTGCGGGTCAAGGTGGTGCAGATCGGGGGGCGCTGGTCGTTCATCGCCCGGCTGATCGGCGGCGGCGACCCCGGACCGGTCGTTGAGACGGCGTTCGCGCCCGACGGCGCACGCGTGAAGGTCCTGCTGGTGAGCGGTCAGAACAATCACCAGTGGGAAGCCTCCCTGCCGGTGCTGCTCGACATCCTGAAGTCCGGCGGGATCTTCGCTGTCGACGTGACCCTCCGGCCGCAGGATCTCGAGCCCGGCGACTTCGAGCCGTACGACGTACTGATCAGTCACTGGAACGGCTGGGGACCGCGCGCGAAGGTCACGGACTGGCCCGGGCCGACCCAACGGGCCTACCTCGATTTCGTGCGCGAGGGCGGCGGGCATGTGGTGGTGCATGCCGGATCGTCCAGTTTCTACGACGACCCCGAATTCCAGAAGCTCTACGGCGCCACCTGGAAGCGCGGCCAGACCGGGCACGGTCCGGTGCATGAATTCGAGGTCAGGATCGCCAACCCGGACCACCCCGTCACCCGCGGGATGGAGGGGTTCACCACAAAGGACGAGCTGTGGCACCGGCCCGGCGTCCAGCCCGGCGTGACGGTGCTGACCGAGGCCTATTCCTCAAAGGATCAGCGCGGCACGGGCGAATGGGAACCCTCGGCGATGGTCAACGACTTCGGCGCAGGCCGGAACTTCGTCCTGCTGCTCGGCCACAACGCGCACCCCATGCGCAACGAAGGCTTCGGCCGGCTGCTCCGGCGCGGTACCGAGTGGGCGGCCACCGGCGAGGTTCGATAA